From the Anopheles merus strain MAF chromosome 2L, AmerM5.1, whole genome shotgun sequence genome, the window TAGCTCATCCAGTTAACCCACCGTACTACGTGCCGCTGGTTGAGATCGTTCCGGCCCCGTGGACCAAACCGGAGTACACCACGAAAGCACGCGAACTGATGACGGAAATCGGCCAGAAGCCGGTCACGCTATCGCGCCAAATCGAAGGCTTTGCGCTGAATCGCATTCAGTACGCGATCCTGAACGAAACCTGGCGCCTCGTGGCCGACGGTATACTTAGCGTGAAGGACATCGATGTGGTGATGTCGGAGGGATTGGGCATGCGGTACGCTTTCCTCGGTCCACTCGAAACGGCACACCTGAATGCGGAAGGCATGCTTAACTATTGCGATCGTTACTGCAACACGATCTACGCGGTCAGCGAAACGATGGGCCCGACGCCGCGCATGGAGGGCAAGGTGGCAGAGCAGGTGGCCAAGGAGATGGAGGAGATGGTACCGATCGATAAGCTGCCGGAGAGACGGGCGTGGCGCGATGCCTGCTTGACGAAGCTGGCACAGCTGAAGAAGACACTTTAAGCTTAAACGAATGCTTTTATAATTTTGATCTGTTTCAATGCATAGAAGCTATGcagcaataaaacaaattttaatttaatcaaacGTTTTGAGCTTCTTTTGGCAATTATTTAATGTGGAGAAATATTGTTTCTAATGCTGTATCTATCGGCTCTCTGATTATTGACATTAAACTCTTTTTTTAGATCATCTTGATGGTAGCATGAAGCTGAACGAACATCTGCAGATCATCGGCACTAACGTTATACTGGTACCGTACGAGAGTAAGCATGTTGAGAAGTAAGTAAAAAGGACATTTACGGTCAAATATCTTTCGTATATGCACGTCTAATTCGACCGTCCATTTGAAAGATATCACCAGTGGATGAAGAGCGAAGAGCTGCAGGAGCTAACCGCATCCGAACCACTCACCCTGGAGGAGGAGTACCAAATGCAGGCGAGCTGGCGTAATGATGAGGACAGTGAGGATTgcaataacaacaacgaaaaaagacTCACTTACCACTTACAAACCGTTTCCGTTCCCCATTTCAGAATGCACCTTTCTCATTCTCGATCGTCAGCGGTACGAAGATACAAAGGACGAAATCGGCGCACTGGTCGGCGACACGAACATCTTCATCCAATCCCAGCCCGAAGCAGAGGACGATCAGTCACAGACCGATCGGTTGGcgggtgaaattgaaattatgaTCGCCGAACCGACGGCACGGGGGAAACGGTACGGCTGGGAAGCTACACTGCTGATGCTACTGTTCGGGGTGGAACGGTTGCAGCTGCAGCACTACCTAGCGATCACAAAGGACACAAACGCGAAAGCGATGCGCATGTTCGAGCGGATGCAATTTCGAGAAACCAAGCGTACTGCCATCTTTCACGAGGTTAGCTTCGAAAGACCTGTACAGGATGATTGGATAAGTTGGATGAAAGATCAGGCAGGATCGTACACGATCGTACCCTATGCGGGCTAGGGACAGAAGTACTGTTTCACGTTTCGGTTGAAACATGTTTCCAACTTACACGGCCATTGTTTGCTTGGTAGCA encodes:
- the LOC121592708 gene encoding lambda-crystallin homolog; protein product: MASKMKKEKVAIIGSGLIGRSWAMLFAGVGYQVTIYDIIPDIVEKALKETKLELESVEKQGTIRGTLSAAEQFACIRGTDNLKDAVTDAIYVQECVPERLDIKKKLYGELDGLVGPNTILASSTSTFMPSLFSEDMKHRAQVLVAHPVNPPYYVPLVEIVPAPWTKPEYTTKARELMTEIGQKPVTLSRQIEGFALNRIQYAILNETWRLVADGILSVKDIDVVMSEGLGMRYAFLGPLETAHLNAEGMLNYCDRYCNTIYAVSETMGPTPRMEGKVAEQVAKEMEEMVPIDKLPERRAWRDACLTKLAQLKKTL
- the LOC121592715 gene encoding N-acetyltransferase 9-like protein, producing the protein MKLNEHLQIIGTNVILVPYESKHVEKYHQWMKSEELQELTASEPLTLEEEYQMQASWRNDEDKCTFLILDRQRYEDTKDEIGALVGDTNIFIQSQPEAEDDQSQTDRLAGEIEIMIAEPTARGKRYGWEATLLMLLFGVERLQLQHYLAITKDTNAKAMRMFERMQFRETKRTAIFHEVSFERPVQDDWISWMKDQAGSYTIVPYAG